The genomic region GTTTGCTTGTCGCCTCGGGCACTCGCCGTTGTCCTGATCGGGCTTCCGACCGAGATCGTGCGCCTTGCCCGCGAAATTCGCGCCGCCCGCGAGGACGCCAGCCTGCCCGCGACGCCCTCACCCGGTCGCTGCGCGCTCGTCTCGGATGTTCCCTTGCGGACGCGCTCGCCAGCGGCCTCGTCCACGAACGAGCGGAACGCTGTGATGGCTGATCGGCTGATCTTCGTCGGGCCGTTACTGCGGTTGCTGCCCTCGATTGCGTCGATAGCGTCGTGCCATCACCAGCAAGATCGCTTCCCGCCTGAGCTTTTACCGCAGCCCATGACTTATGGCACTCCCGCCGGCAAGGGAAATTTCTGTAACCCTCTCGCCGCTGTTTTCGCTGCGAAGAGAACGCCTTAATGAGCCTTTTCAGAATGGAAGTTTAGATGCTCGCCATAGAGCGCAATTGCCGCCTTCTCCTGGCTTCGATGGCCGCTGATTTTGTCGCGTCGCACGTAGCAGAGTGGCGTATGAGCAAAGAGCCTTGCGCGCCCCGCATCATCGCGGAGTTACAGGACGTCGCCGCCGTGATCGGTGCCGGTAAGTCGCTTGTCTGCTAGCCCGCGTCGATCACTTCGAGAGCGCGCCATGCTTAATGACCACTGGGCCGACGCGGAGAGCCCGCCCGTCATCGCGTTTGTCGCCGTAATGCGCGCCCATCGTCGCATGGGCGACGCGTTACGGGCGCATCGCCCGCATGACTTCGTGAAGGCTGCGGACGAAGCGCTCGACGCTCGCATGGCCTATGCGTTTGCCTTGGCTCTCTCGCTGCAAAGCTATTGGGGCGCGTGATGTAACCAGTCATTGGAACGGTCACCGCTCTCCCCGTTAGAGATGTCACTCATACTCAGCTGGCCGGCTTTGGAGGAGTGAGTGATGACGGTGTTGTTGATGAGCTGTGCGGAGATCGACCGGTTGCACGTTTTGCGGGATGTCGTTGCGGAGCGGATTTCAGCTTGGGATGCAGCGCAGTTGTTGCGCGTGACGCCGCGGCAGGTCTTTCGGTTTCTGAAGGTCCATCGGACGGACGGGCCATCGGCGAAGCGCGGCGGCAAGCCGAGCAACCGATCATATCCGCAAATCGTCAGGGCCGAAGCGTTGGCGCTCATCAAGGCCAACTACGCGGATTTTGGCCCGACGCTCGCGGCTGAGAAGTTGGTCGAGCGGCATGGGCTGTATGCACGCGTCGAGACTGTGCGGCGTTGGATGATAGCCGAGAGTCTTTGGAGAGACCGAAAGCAGCGCCTCCCTTCGGTTCATCAGCCCCGGCATCAGCGCGAGCGCGTCGGCGAACTCGGCCAGATCGACGGCTCGCGGGATTATTGGTTCGAGAACCGCGGCCCGGAATGCACGCTGATCGCTTATATCGACGACGCCACGAGCCGGATTCAGCACGCCACCAAGGAACTGCAGACACACTCCGGCTAAAACGCCAGCCCCGATATCAGCGGCATGAAACTGGACACGCGGTAGGCTATGCTACAGAATACATATTCTGTTATTTTAAGACGGCTGATGGCGAATGGCAAGAACCCGCGAATTCGATCCTGCGACTGCTCTCGATGCCGCCATGAAGGTGTTCTGGCGCAACGGCTACTACGCGACCTCAATCGAGGACCTGGTGGAGGCCACGGGCGTAAGTCGCTACGGGCTCTACGGGGTGTA from Methylocystis sp. MJC1 harbors:
- a CDS encoding helix-turn-helix domain-containing protein, translated to MTVLLMSCAEIDRLHVLRDVVAERISAWDAAQLLRVTPRQVFRFLKVHRTDGPSAKRGGKPSNRSYPQIVRAEALALIKANYADFGPTLAAEKLVERHGLYARVETVRRWMIAESLWRDRKQRLPSVHQPRHQRERVGELGQIDGSRDYWFENRGPECTLIAYIDDATSRIQHATKELQTHSG